The Acanthochromis polyacanthus isolate Apoly-LR-REF ecotype Palm Island chromosome 2, KAUST_Apoly_ChrSc, whole genome shotgun sequence genome contains a region encoding:
- the tacr2 gene encoding substance-K receptor isoform X1, which yields MHFRQSVKFLSPGKQGTHMEPESLIQHIERDMEVTLEPLSVTADWLEDGNETTGNQFQQPDWQVALWALAYSLIILVSITGNVTVIWIILAHRRMRTVTNYFIVNLAFSDVSMATFNTLFNFVYALHNDWYFGLGYCRFQNFFPITAMFSSIYSMAAIAVDRYMAIIHPLKPRLSSTSTKVVIALIWIVAVLLAFPQCYYSVTRFYYPRTVCMVDWPDDYGGTHQLSYQYAVILLIYLLPLLVMLMTYSLVGRSLWGGHIPGEASDHYHSQITAKRKVVKMMVVVVVTFALCWLPYHIYFILGSFNKDIYKQHYIQQVYLAIFWLAMSSTMYNPIIYCCLNQRFRAGFRHAFAWCPFIKVSEEDKMELQHTHTFRVTMTRSHRNDTSSIKTNNAYASNTANDLNMERDTCASLKNHSHGTSKAHLVKRVDDAKSSADKLLEDAH from the exons ATGCACTTTAGGCAAAGCGTCAAATTTCTGTCACCAGGTAAACAAGGAACCCACATGGAGCCCGAAAGTCTTATTCAACACATTGAACGAGACATGGAGGTCACTCTAGAGCCGTTATCAGTGACCGCTGACTGGCTGGAGGACGGAAACGAGACGACCGGGAATCAGTTCCAGCAGCCCGACTGGCAG GTGGCTCTCTGGGCTTTAGCCTACTCCCTCATCATCCTGGTGTCCATCACTGGGAACGTCACAGTGATCTGGATCATCCTCGCTCACAGACGCATGAGGACGGTAACCAATTACTTCATCGTGAACCTGGCCTTCTCTGACGTTTCCatggcaacctttaacactcttTTCAACTTTGTCTACGCACTTCACAACGACTGGTACTTTGGCCTGGGTTACTGCAGGTTTCAGAACTTCTTCCCCATCACAGCCATGTTTTCGTCCATATACTCGATGGCAGCCATCGCAGTGGACAG GTACATGGCCATCATCCACCCTCTGAAGCCTCGCCTCTCGTCCACCTCTACCAAGGTTGTGATTGCTCTGATATGGATCGTAGCCGTCTTACTGGCTTTCCCTCAGTGCTACTACAGTGTGACGAGGTTTTACTACCCCAGAACTGTGTGCATGGTCGACTGGCCAGATGATTATGGAGGCACACATCAACTAAG TTACCAGTATGCGGTGATTTTGCTGATCTACTTGCTCCCTCTGCTGGTGATGCTGATGACGTACAGTTTAGTTGGTCGATCGCTGTGGGGTGGACACATCCCTGGAGAGGCGTCGGACCACTACCACAGCCAGATAACAGCCAAGAGaaag gtgGTGAAAATGATGGTTGTGGTGGTGGTGACCTTTGCCCTCTGCTGGCTGCCCTACCATATCTACTTTATTCTGGGATCATTTAACAAAGACATTTATAAGCAACATTACATTCAACAG GTGTATCTGGCCATATTCTGGTTGGCCATGAGTTCCACCATGTACAATCCTATTATTTACTGCTGTCTAAACCAAAG GTTTCGTGCTGGTTTCCGTCACGCCTTTGCTTGGTGTCCCTTCATCAAAGTGTCGGAGGAGGACAAGATGGAGCTGCAGCACACCCACACCTTCAGAGTCACCATGACGCGAAGCCACCGCAACGACACTTCAtccatcaaaacaaacaatgcgTATGCCTCAAACACAGCCAATGACCTCAACATGGAGAGAGATACATGCGCGTCGCTTAAAAACCACTCCCACGGCACATCCAAAGCACATCTGGTGAAGAGGGTGGACGATGCAAAATCTTCAGCAGACAAGCTTTTGGAGGACGCCCACTGA
- the LOC110964529 gene encoding hexokinase-1-like, whose protein sequence is MIAAQLLAYFYTELKDDQVKKIDKYLYSMRFSDETLLDITQRFGFELVKGLGRDTNPTAALKMLPTFVRSIPDGSEKGDFIALDLGGSNFRILRVRVSHEKKQTVQMESQIYDTPEDIMHGSGTKLFDHVAECLGDFMEKHNIKDKKLPVGFTFSFPCQQTKLDESYLITWTKRFKASGVEGMDVVKLLNKAIKKRGDYDADIMAVVNDTVGTMMTCGFDDQRCEVGMIIGTGTNACYMEELRHIDLVEGDEGRMCVNTEWGAFGDDGRLEDIRTEFDREIDRGSINPGKQLFEKMVSGMYMGELVRLIMVKMAREGLLFEGRITPELLTKGRFDTKHISAIEKGKEGLSKAREILIKLGVEPSAEDCIAVQHVCAIVSSRSANLIAATLTAILKKLQENRGGARLRTTVGIDGSLYKMHPQYARRLHKTVRRLVSDADIRFLLSESGSGKGAAMVTAVAYRLAEQSRQIDQILSEFRLTTEQLLEVKKRMRTEIQNGLSKSTQDSATVKMLPTFVESTPDGSENGDFLALDLGGTNFRVLMVKIRSGKKRTVEMHNKIYAIPLEVMQGTGEELFDHIVQCISDFLDYMGMKNARLPLGFTFSFPCRQTKLDAGILVTWTKGFKATDCEGEDVVGLLREAIKRREEFEMDVVAIVNDTVGTMMTCAYEEPTCEVGLIAGTGSNACYMEEMRNIEMMEGDEGRMCVNMEWGAFGDNGCLDDIRTEYDRSVDDFSLNPGKQRYEKMCSGMYLGEIVRNILIDMTKKGFLFRGQISETLKTRGIFETKFLSQIESDRLALLQVRSILQRLGLDITCDDSIIVKEVCGTVSRRAAQLCGAGMAAVVDKIRENRGLDHLDITVGVDGTLYKLHPHFSRIMQQTVDELAPKCNVNFLLSEDGSGKGAALITAVGCRLRKELNSK, encoded by the exons aTTGATAAGTACCTGTACTCCATGCGTTTCTCTGATGAGACGTTACTCGACATCACTCAGCGGTTCGGGTTTGAGCTGGTCAAAGGACTCGGCCGGGACACGAATCCTACTGCTGCACTGAAGATGCTGCCAACGTTTGTGCGATCAATCCCTGATGGATCAG AGAAAGGAGACTTCATTGCTCTGGATTTGGGAGGCAGCAACTTCAGGATCCTGCGTGTCAGAGTGAGCCATGAGAAGAAGCAGACCGTTCAGATGGAAAGTCAAATCTATGACACACCAGAGGACATCATGCACGGCAGTGGAACAAAA CTGTTCGACCATGTGGCAGAGTGTCTCGGTGACTTCatggaaaaacacaacatcaaaGACAAGAAACTCCCAGTCGGGTTTACTTTCTCCTTCCCCTGCCAGCAGACCAAACTAGATGAG AGCTATCTGATCACGTGGACAAAGCGTTTTAAGGCCAGTGGAGTGGAGGGGATGGATGTTGTCAAGCTGCTCAACAAAGCTATCAAGAAACGAGGA GACTATGATGCTGACATCATGGCGGTAGTGAATGACACTGTGGGAACCATGATGACCTGCGGCTTCGATGACCAACGCTGTGAAGTCGGCATGATCATCG gTACAGGTACCAACGCCTGCTACATGGAGGAACTGCGTCACATTGACCTGGTGGAGGGAGATGAGGGCCGGATGTGTGTGAACACTGAGTGGGGAGCCTTTGGAGACGATGGCAGGCTGGAAGACATCAGGACAGAGTTTGACAGAGAGATAGACCGAGGCTCTATCAACCCGGGAAAACAGCT atTTGAGAAGATGGTCAGTGGGATGTACATGGGGGAGCTGGTTCGCCTCATCATGGTGAAGATGGCAAGAGAAGGCCTGCTGTTTGAGGGAAGGATCACCCCTGAGCTTCTAACTAAAGGGAGGTTTGATACCAAGCACATCTCAGCCATAGAGAA GGGTAAGGAGGGATTGTCCAAGGCAAGAGAGATTTTAATCAAACTTGGCGTGGAGCCCTCAGCGGAAGACTGCATTGCTGTGCAGCAT GTTTGTGCCATTGTGTCTTCCCGCTCTGCCAACCTGATAGCTGCCACACTGACTGCCATTCTAAAGAAGCTACAAGAGAACAGAGGAGGGGCACGTCTCCGAACCACTGTTGGCATCGATGGCTCTCTGTACAAGATGCACCCGCA GTATGCTCGCCGTCTTCATAAGACAGTCCGACGTTTGGTCTCTGACGCTGACATCCGGTTCCTCCTCTCAGAGAGCGGCAGTGGAAAGGGTGCTGCCATGGTGACAGCTGTGGCCTACAGACTCGCCGAACAATCTCGACAAATTGACCAAATACTGTCTGAATTCCGCCTCACAACCGAACAGCTGCTGGAG GTTAAGAAGCGAATGAGGACAGAGATCCAAAATGGCCTTTCAAAGAGCACTCAGGACTCTGCCACTGTCAAAATGCTGCCAACCTTTGTAGAAAGCACTCCTGACGGCTCAG aaaatggTGATTTCCTGGCTTTGGATTTAGGAGGAACCAACTTCAGAGTTCTGATGGTCAAGATTCGTTCTGGAAAGAAGAGAACAGTGGAGATGCACAACAAGATCTACGCTATTCCTCTAGAAGTGATGCAGGGGACAGGAGAGGAG TTGTTTGATCACATTGTGCAGTGCATCAGTGACTTCCTGGACTACATGGGCATGAAGAATGCTCGTCTTCCTCTGGGCTTCACCTTTTCATTCCCCTGTCGACAGACCAAACTGGATGCT ggCATCTTGGTGACATGGACGAAGGGCTTCAAGGCGACAGACTGCGAAGGAGAAGATGTGGTGGGCCTATTGAGGGAGGCCATCAAGAGGAGAGAG GAATTTGAAATGGATGTCGTAGCCATCGTTAATGATACAGTGGGAACCATGATGACTTGTGCCTATGAGGAACCTACCTGTGAGGTTGGACTCATCGCTG GCACCGGCAGTAACGCATGCTACATGGAGGAGATGAGGAACATTGAGATGATGGAGGGCGATGAAGGACGGATGTGTGTCAACATGGAGTGGGGGGCTTTCGGAGACAACGGATGCCTTGATGACATCAGGACGGAGTACGACCGATCTGTGGATGACTTTTCCCTCAATCCGGGAAAGCAGAG ATACGAGAAAATGTGCAGTGGCATGTACCTCGGTGAGATTGTGCGGAACATCCTCATAGACATGACCAAGAAAGGATTCCTGTTCAGGGGACAGATTTCTGAAACACTGAAGACAAGAGGCATCTTTGAAACAAAATTCCTCTCACAGATAGAAAG TGACAGGTTGGCTTTACTACAGGTGAGATCCATCCTGCAACGCTTAGGGCTGGACATCACCTGTGATGACAGTATCATCGTCAAAGAG GTATGTGGAACAGTGTCACGACGTGCAGCTCAGCTGTGCGGTGCAGGAATGGCAGCCGTTGTGGATAAGATTAGAGAGAACCGTGGACTAGACCATTTGGACATCACTGTAGGGGTCGACGGAACGTTGTACAAATTACATCCACA CTTCTCCCGGATCATGCAGCAGACAGTTGATGAACTGGCTCCTAAGTGTAATGTCAACTTCCTTCTGTCAGAGGATGGCAGCGGCAAAGGAGCTGCTCTCATCACAGCTGTGGGCTGCCGGCTGAGGAAAGAGCTAAACAGCAAATAG
- the tacr2 gene encoding substance-K receptor isoform X3 yields MRTVTNYFIVNLAFSDVSMATFNTLFNFVYALHNDWYFGLGYCRFQNFFPITAMFSSIYSMAAIAVDRYMAIIHPLKPRLSSTSTKVVIALIWIVAVLLAFPQCYYSVTRFYYPRTVCMVDWPDDYGGTHQLSYQYAVILLIYLLPLLVMLMTYSLVGRSLWGGHIPGEASDHYHSQITAKRKVVKMMVVVVVTFALCWLPYHIYFILGSFNKDIYKQHYIQQVYLAIFWLAMSSTMYNPIIYCCLNQRFRAGFRHAFAWCPFIKVSEEDKMELQHTHTFRVTMTRSHRNDTSSIKTNNAYASNTANDLNMERDTCASLKNHSHGTSKAHLVKRVDDAKSSADKLLEDAH; encoded by the exons ATGAGGACGGTAACCAATTACTTCATCGTGAACCTGGCCTTCTCTGACGTTTCCatggcaacctttaacactcttTTCAACTTTGTCTACGCACTTCACAACGACTGGTACTTTGGCCTGGGTTACTGCAGGTTTCAGAACTTCTTCCCCATCACAGCCATGTTTTCGTCCATATACTCGATGGCAGCCATCGCAGTGGACAG GTACATGGCCATCATCCACCCTCTGAAGCCTCGCCTCTCGTCCACCTCTACCAAGGTTGTGATTGCTCTGATATGGATCGTAGCCGTCTTACTGGCTTTCCCTCAGTGCTACTACAGTGTGACGAGGTTTTACTACCCCAGAACTGTGTGCATGGTCGACTGGCCAGATGATTATGGAGGCACACATCAACTAAG TTACCAGTATGCGGTGATTTTGCTGATCTACTTGCTCCCTCTGCTGGTGATGCTGATGACGTACAGTTTAGTTGGTCGATCGCTGTGGGGTGGACACATCCCTGGAGAGGCGTCGGACCACTACCACAGCCAGATAACAGCCAAGAGaaag gtgGTGAAAATGATGGTTGTGGTGGTGGTGACCTTTGCCCTCTGCTGGCTGCCCTACCATATCTACTTTATTCTGGGATCATTTAACAAAGACATTTATAAGCAACATTACATTCAACAG GTGTATCTGGCCATATTCTGGTTGGCCATGAGTTCCACCATGTACAATCCTATTATTTACTGCTGTCTAAACCAAAG GTTTCGTGCTGGTTTCCGTCACGCCTTTGCTTGGTGTCCCTTCATCAAAGTGTCGGAGGAGGACAAGATGGAGCTGCAGCACACCCACACCTTCAGAGTCACCATGACGCGAAGCCACCGCAACGACACTTCAtccatcaaaacaaacaatgcgTATGCCTCAAACACAGCCAATGACCTCAACATGGAGAGAGATACATGCGCGTCGCTTAAAAACCACTCCCACGGCACATCCAAAGCACATCTGGTGAAGAGGGTGGACGATGCAAAATCTTCAGCAGACAAGCTTTTGGAGGACGCCCACTGA
- the tacr2 gene encoding substance-K receptor isoform X2, translated as MEPESLIQHIERDMEVTLEPLSVTADWLEDGNETTGNQFQQPDWQVALWALAYSLIILVSITGNVTVIWIILAHRRMRTVTNYFIVNLAFSDVSMATFNTLFNFVYALHNDWYFGLGYCRFQNFFPITAMFSSIYSMAAIAVDRYMAIIHPLKPRLSSTSTKVVIALIWIVAVLLAFPQCYYSVTRFYYPRTVCMVDWPDDYGGTHQLSYQYAVILLIYLLPLLVMLMTYSLVGRSLWGGHIPGEASDHYHSQITAKRKVVKMMVVVVVTFALCWLPYHIYFILGSFNKDIYKQHYIQQVYLAIFWLAMSSTMYNPIIYCCLNQRFRAGFRHAFAWCPFIKVSEEDKMELQHTHTFRVTMTRSHRNDTSSIKTNNAYASNTANDLNMERDTCASLKNHSHGTSKAHLVKRVDDAKSSADKLLEDAH; from the exons ATGGAGCCCGAAAGTCTTATTCAACACATTGAACGAGACATGGAGGTCACTCTAGAGCCGTTATCAGTGACCGCTGACTGGCTGGAGGACGGAAACGAGACGACCGGGAATCAGTTCCAGCAGCCCGACTGGCAG GTGGCTCTCTGGGCTTTAGCCTACTCCCTCATCATCCTGGTGTCCATCACTGGGAACGTCACAGTGATCTGGATCATCCTCGCTCACAGACGCATGAGGACGGTAACCAATTACTTCATCGTGAACCTGGCCTTCTCTGACGTTTCCatggcaacctttaacactcttTTCAACTTTGTCTACGCACTTCACAACGACTGGTACTTTGGCCTGGGTTACTGCAGGTTTCAGAACTTCTTCCCCATCACAGCCATGTTTTCGTCCATATACTCGATGGCAGCCATCGCAGTGGACAG GTACATGGCCATCATCCACCCTCTGAAGCCTCGCCTCTCGTCCACCTCTACCAAGGTTGTGATTGCTCTGATATGGATCGTAGCCGTCTTACTGGCTTTCCCTCAGTGCTACTACAGTGTGACGAGGTTTTACTACCCCAGAACTGTGTGCATGGTCGACTGGCCAGATGATTATGGAGGCACACATCAACTAAG TTACCAGTATGCGGTGATTTTGCTGATCTACTTGCTCCCTCTGCTGGTGATGCTGATGACGTACAGTTTAGTTGGTCGATCGCTGTGGGGTGGACACATCCCTGGAGAGGCGTCGGACCACTACCACAGCCAGATAACAGCCAAGAGaaag gtgGTGAAAATGATGGTTGTGGTGGTGGTGACCTTTGCCCTCTGCTGGCTGCCCTACCATATCTACTTTATTCTGGGATCATTTAACAAAGACATTTATAAGCAACATTACATTCAACAG GTGTATCTGGCCATATTCTGGTTGGCCATGAGTTCCACCATGTACAATCCTATTATTTACTGCTGTCTAAACCAAAG GTTTCGTGCTGGTTTCCGTCACGCCTTTGCTTGGTGTCCCTTCATCAAAGTGTCGGAGGAGGACAAGATGGAGCTGCAGCACACCCACACCTTCAGAGTCACCATGACGCGAAGCCACCGCAACGACACTTCAtccatcaaaacaaacaatgcgTATGCCTCAAACACAGCCAATGACCTCAACATGGAGAGAGATACATGCGCGTCGCTTAAAAACCACTCCCACGGCACATCCAAAGCACATCTGGTGAAGAGGGTGGACGATGCAAAATCTTCAGCAGACAAGCTTTTGGAGGACGCCCACTGA